The proteins below come from a single Tribolium castaneum strain GA2 chromosome 9, icTriCast1.1, whole genome shotgun sequence genomic window:
- the mdu gene encoding uncharacterized protein mdu — translation MESTGNETLDRIQQEIQETLKREEELRKKYNIFNNNDPEVRVNGHQTPSPEPPRAPLTNGTTAPKPSATSSTRRFAPNTSSKGVMQKFLKMRGKLNMVSMRPKMEPQTAWTSDEVFEPARVTIEAGKPIRNGFIPAEEKMKRELQEFQKREEELRKERRKSQPDLMAALEKEAVVETNLKPARSMSMMYSSEDLTEETNSAPTSLKPARSLAELCDASDDELETRGTHSLIMQFENLRSQS, via the coding sequence ATGGAATCGACAGGAAACGAAACTCTGGACCGTATCCAACAGGAAATCCAGGAGACCCTCAAACGCGAAGAAGAATTGcgcaaaaaatacaacatCTTTAACAACAATGACCCCGAAGTGCGCGTAAACGGGCACCAAACCCCCAGTCCCGAGCCCCCACGCGCCCCGCTAACGAACGGCACGACGGCCCCTAAGCCATCCGCGACCAGTAGCACCCGGCGCTTCGCCCCCAACACCTCCTCCAAGGGCGTGATGCAGAAATTCCTGAAAATGCGTGGGAAGCTCAACATGGTCAGCATGCGACCGAAGATGGAGCCCCAGACGGCGTGGACGTCCGACGAGGTCTTCGAACCGGCGAGAGTTACCATAGAGGCGGGCAAGCCCATCCGAAATGGGTTCATCCCAGCTGAGGAAAAAATGAAAAGGGAGCTGCAGGAGTTCCAGAAGCGCGAAGAGGAGCTCAGGAAGGAGCGGAGGAAGTCCCAGCCGGATTTAATGGCAGCTCTGGAGAAGGAAGCAGTCGTGGAGACAAATTTGAAGCCAGCGAGGTCCATGTCAATGATGTATAGCAGCGAAGACTTGACTGAAGAAACCAACTCAGCCCCTACTAGTCTGAAGCCGGCCAGGTCTCTAGCCGAGCTGTGCGATGCCTCAGACGACGAGCTCGAAACTAGGGGCACACATTCCTTGATTATGCAATTCGAGAATTTAAGGAGTCAGTCTTGA
- the Zfrp8 gene encoding programmed cell death protein 2, with translation MSHVELGFSEECEPWQVESYQFPTKIGGKPAWLDFENLPKPENLQCETCHEPLIFLCQIYAPYEHDERNFHRTIFLFICRNPECCVKNSSNNVKAFRSSLPRRNKFYSFEPPPDHSLDFSPSKWVSLCDLCGCLGEKKCGKCKKATYCSREHQVLDWKQGHKSECEKGGTPGISSKLFPESIIVTEPEEIDEKSVDESEEVEKFNQLEREGKTGTMSDVSDKELEKYVCDSDKAFIRFKKRIGDNNDQILRYERGGEPLWIASDPKPDKVPNCEYCGNPRQYEFQIMPQLFFVLHENDLDVGIIIVYTCKESCVAGDNYKKEFVFKQDVK, from the coding sequence ATGTCACACGTGGAATTAGGCTTTTCCGAGGAATGTGAGCCTTGGCAGGTGGAAAGCTACCAATTTCCCACGAAAATAGGCGGAAAGCCGGCTTGGCTCGACTTTGAAAATCTGCCAAAACCGGAAAATTTGCAATGTGAGACGTGTCATGAGCCCCTGATTTTCTTGTGCCAAATCTACGCCCCCTACGAACACGACGAGAGGAATTTCCATCGAACTATTTTCCTTTTCATCTGCCGAAACCCCGAATGTTGTGTGAAAAACTCCAGTAACAATGTGAAAGCGTTCAGGAGCTCGTTACCCCGACGCAACAAGTTTTATTCGTTTGAGCCGCCCCCCGACCACAGTTTGGATTTTTCCCCGTCAAAATGGGTGTCTTTGTGCGACTTGTGTGGCTGTTTAGGGGAAAAAAAGTGTGGCAAGTGCAAAAAAGCAACGTATTGTAGTAGAGAGCATCAGGTACTTGATTGGAAGCAAGGACACAAGAGTGAGTGTGAAAAGGGGGGAACACCAGGAATTTCGTCAAAGTTGTTTCCCGAGTCGATAATAGTCACAGAACCTGAGGAAATTGATGAAAAAAGTGTCGATGAAAGTGAGgaagttgaaaaatttaatcagcttgaACGTGAAGGCAAAACGGGGACAATGAGCGATGTGTCAGATAAAGAATTGGAAAAATATGTTTGTGACAGTGATAAGGCATTCATTCGCTTCAAAAAGCGAATCGGTGATAACAACGATCAGATTCTGCGATATGAAAGAGGTGGAGAACCTCTGTGGATTGCCAGCGATCCCAAACCTGATAAAGTCCCGAATTGCGAATATTGCGGGAATCCCAGACAATACGAGTTTCAAATCATGCCGCAATTGTTCTTTGTGTTGCATGAAAATGACTTGGATGTGggaattattattgtttatactTGTAAGGAGAGTTGTGTGGCGGGTGATAATTACAAAAAGGAATTCGTTTTTAAACAGGACGTTAAGTAG